The following coding sequences lie in one Anolis carolinensis isolate JA03-04 unplaced genomic scaffold, rAnoCar3.1.pri scaffold_11, whole genome shotgun sequence genomic window:
- the LOC103281377 gene encoding peptidyl-prolyl cis-trans isomerase FKBP8 isoform X2: MEGDRRLMPEGPRGPSEVGEEAGTGLTSPLPPSPPPSLSPRGGPGSRSSPRLPRRVQFSLPHTSIPAPAPQQEERAFYRRLEHLMGPNGSFQALWEAGDWEDLAEGKCLRKCLVKQGHGSRPQAGQEMAVKLLGALEDGSLVERDPRLTFVLGQWEAIQALELAVPSMQVGEVALFLVSPTCAYGSLGREPDIPPNATLLYEVTLLQVQDGPNPALLTASERFGLCNRRREWGNFHFEREDFQRALRCYQEALQLLLLPGEGTLSPEEEEEQRDLELKCLNNSAAAQMKLQQPEEALGSCDRVLQLDPDNVKALFRKGKLLSEQGEDQAAMAVLKRALHLDPATKTIHAELSKLARKQREQKGSSPALQEDSPATPGAHGPQPEVSAP; this comes from the exons ATGGAGGGGGACCGCCGGCTGATGCCGGAGGGGCCGCGGGGCCCGTCAGAGGTGGGAGAAGAAGCCGGGACGGGGCTCACCTCGCCCCTGCCACCTTCACCTCCACCTTCGCTATCACCCCGTGGGGGTCCGGGGTCCCGAAGCAGCCCCCGCCTGCCCCGCAGGGTCCAGTTCTCTCTGCCCCACACCTCCATCCCAGCGCCTGCCCCCCAGCAAGAGGAGAGGGCCTTCTACCGGCGCCTGGAGCACCTGATGGGCCCCAACGGAAGCTTCCAGGCGCTGTGGGAGGCGGGTGACTGGGAGGACCTTGCTG AAGGGAAGTGCCTGAGGAAGTGCCTGGTGAAGCAGGGCCATGGTAGCCGGCCGCAGGCGGGGCAGGAAATGGCCGTGAAGCTGCTGGGCGCCTTGGAGGACGGGAGCCTGGTGGAGAGGGACCCCCGGCTGACCTTCGTCCTGGGCCAATGGGAGGCCATCCAG gccCTGGAGCTTGCTGTCCCCTCCATGCAGGTGGGAGAGGTCGCCCTTTTTCTGGTCAGCCCAACCTGTGCCTATGGCTCTCTGGGCAG gGAGCCTGACATTCCCCCCAACGCCACTCTGCTCTATGAGGTGACCCTGCTGCAGGTGCAGGATGGTCCCAATCCGGCTCTCTTGACCGCCTCAGAGCGCTTCGGACTGTGCAACCGTCGGCGGGAGTGGGGCAACTTCCACTTCGAGAGGGAGGACTTCCAGCGGGCCCTGCGCTGCTACCAGGAGGCCCTACAGCTGCTGCTCTTGCCAGGGGAAG GCACCCTGAGCcccgaggaggaagaggagcagcGAGACCTGGAGCTCAAATGCCTCAACAACTCTGCGGCTGCACAGATGAAGCTGCAGCAGCCGGAGGAGGCCCTGGGGTCCTGCGACCGGGTCCTGCAGCTGGACCCCGACAATGTCAAGGCACTCTTCCGGAAAGGCAAG CTGCTGTCTGAGCAGGGGGAGGACCAGGCGGCCATGGCGGTCCTGAAGCGGGCCCTCCACCTGGACCCGGCCACAAAG ACCATCCACGCTGAGCTCTCCAAGTTGGCCAGGAAGCAAAGGGAACAGAAGGGGTCCAGCCCGGCCCTCCAAGAGGACTCCCCAGCCACGCCCGGGGCTCACGGCCCTCAG CCAGAGGTTTCTGCCCCATAA
- the LOC103281377 gene encoding peptidyl-prolyl cis-trans isomerase FKBP8 isoform X1: MEGDRRLMPEGPRGPSEVGEEAGTGLTSPLPPSPPPSLSPRGGPGSRSSPRLPRRVQFSLPHTSIPAPAPQQEERAFYRRLEHLMGPNGSFQALWEAGDWEDLAEGKCLRKCLVKQGHGSRPQAGQEMAVKLLGALEDGSLVERDPRLTFVLGQWEAIQALELAVPSMQVGEVALFLVSPTCAYGSLGREPDIPPNATLLYEVTLLQVQDGPNPALLTASERFGLCNRRREWGNFHFEREDFQRALRCYQEALQLLLLPGEGTLSPEEEEEQRDLELKCLNNSAAAQMKLQQPEEALGSCDRVLQLDPDNVKALFRKGKLLSEQGEDQAAMAVLKRALHLDPATKTIHAELSKLARKQREQKGSSPALQEDSPATPGAHGPQVSRLGKGRGPMASPPILLEAGEATSGANPHWRQ, from the exons ATGGAGGGGGACCGCCGGCTGATGCCGGAGGGGCCGCGGGGCCCGTCAGAGGTGGGAGAAGAAGCCGGGACGGGGCTCACCTCGCCCCTGCCACCTTCACCTCCACCTTCGCTATCACCCCGTGGGGGTCCGGGGTCCCGAAGCAGCCCCCGCCTGCCCCGCAGGGTCCAGTTCTCTCTGCCCCACACCTCCATCCCAGCGCCTGCCCCCCAGCAAGAGGAGAGGGCCTTCTACCGGCGCCTGGAGCACCTGATGGGCCCCAACGGAAGCTTCCAGGCGCTGTGGGAGGCGGGTGACTGGGAGGACCTTGCTG AAGGGAAGTGCCTGAGGAAGTGCCTGGTGAAGCAGGGCCATGGTAGCCGGCCGCAGGCGGGGCAGGAAATGGCCGTGAAGCTGCTGGGCGCCTTGGAGGACGGGAGCCTGGTGGAGAGGGACCCCCGGCTGACCTTCGTCCTGGGCCAATGGGAGGCCATCCAG gccCTGGAGCTTGCTGTCCCCTCCATGCAGGTGGGAGAGGTCGCCCTTTTTCTGGTCAGCCCAACCTGTGCCTATGGCTCTCTGGGCAG gGAGCCTGACATTCCCCCCAACGCCACTCTGCTCTATGAGGTGACCCTGCTGCAGGTGCAGGATGGTCCCAATCCGGCTCTCTTGACCGCCTCAGAGCGCTTCGGACTGTGCAACCGTCGGCGGGAGTGGGGCAACTTCCACTTCGAGAGGGAGGACTTCCAGCGGGCCCTGCGCTGCTACCAGGAGGCCCTACAGCTGCTGCTCTTGCCAGGGGAAG GCACCCTGAGCcccgaggaggaagaggagcagcGAGACCTGGAGCTCAAATGCCTCAACAACTCTGCGGCTGCACAGATGAAGCTGCAGCAGCCGGAGGAGGCCCTGGGGTCCTGCGACCGGGTCCTGCAGCTGGACCCCGACAATGTCAAGGCACTCTTCCGGAAAGGCAAG CTGCTGTCTGAGCAGGGGGAGGACCAGGCGGCCATGGCGGTCCTGAAGCGGGCCCTCCACCTGGACCCGGCCACAAAG ACCATCCACGCTGAGCTCTCCAAGTTGGCCAGGAAGCAAAGGGAACAGAAGGGGTCCAGCCCGGCCCTCCAAGAGGACTCCCCAGCCACGCCCGGGGCTCACGGCCCTCAGGTTAGTCGCCTGGGCAAAGGGAGGGGCCCCATGGCATCACCCCCCATCCTCTTGGAGGCAGGAGAGGCAACCTCTGGTGCCAATCCCCACTGGCGCCAATGA